In Arvicola amphibius chromosome 1, mArvAmp1.2, whole genome shotgun sequence, one DNA window encodes the following:
- the LOC119804672 gene encoding olfactory receptor 52L1, with translation MALSNSSWRQPQPSFFLVGIPGLEESQHWIALPLGVLYFLALVGNVTIIFIIWTDSSLHQPMYLFLAMLAAIDLVLASSTAPKTLTVLLDLAHEIGYIVCLTQMFFIHAFSSMESGILVAMALDRYVAICHPLRHSTILHPGIIGRIGMVVLVRGLVLLTPFPILLQNLVFCRATVISHAYCEHMAVVKLACSETTVNRAYGLSVALLVVGLDVLAIGISYALILQAVLKVPGGEARLKAFSTCGSHVCVILIFYVPGMFSFLTHRFGHHVPHHVHVLLATLYLLVPPALNPLVYGVKTRQIRQRVLRVFYIKASS, from the coding sequence ATGGCCCTTAGCAATTCCAGCTGGAGGCAACCCCAGCCCTCTTTCTTCCTAGTAGGAATTCCAGGCTTGGAGGAAAGTCAGCACTGGATAGCACTGCCCCTGGGTGTCCTTTACTTCCTTGCTCTAGTGGGCAACGTGACTATTATCTTCATCATCTGGACTGACTCATCCTTGCATCAACCCATGTACCTCTTCCTGGCCATGCTCGCTGCTATTGACCTGGTCCTGGCCTCCTCCACTGCACCCAAAACCCTGACCGTGCTCTTGGATCTTGCTCATGAGATTGGGTACATTGTCTGCCTGACTCAGATGTTCTTCATCCATGCCTTCTCCTCCATGGAGTCAGGCATACTTGTGGCCATGGCTCTGGACCGCTATGTCGCCATCTGCCACCCTCTGCGCCATTCCACCATCCTGCATCCAGGGATTATAGGGCGCATTGGGATGGTGGTGCTAGTCCGAGGACTGGTCCTCCTCACCCCATTTCCCATCCTATTGCAGAACCTTGTCTTCTGCAGAGCCACTGTCATAAGCCATGCCTATTGTGAGCATATGGCTGTGGTAAAACTTGCCTGTTCTGAAACCACAGTGAATCGAGCCTATGGGCTGTCAGTGGCCCTGCTGGTGGTTGGGCTAGATGTCCTGGCCATTGGCATTTCCTATGCCCTCATCCTCCAGGCGGTGCTGAAGGTCCCAGGGGGTGAAGCCAGACTCAAGGCCTTCAGCACATGTGGGTCTCATGTTTGTGTCATTCTCATCTTCTATGTACCtggaatgttttctttcctcactCACCGCTTTGGGCACCACGTTCCCCATCATGTCCATGTTCTGCTGGCCACGCTCTACCTCCTTGTGCCCCCTGCCCTCAACCCTCTTGTTTATGGGGTGAAGACTCGACAGATCCGCCAGCGAGTGCTCAGGGTGTTCTACATAAAAGCATCAAGTTGA